In Citrus sinensis cultivar Valencia sweet orange chromosome 2, DVS_A1.0, whole genome shotgun sequence, a single genomic region encodes these proteins:
- the LOC102611639 gene encoding pentatricopeptide repeat-containing protein At1g03540, with translation MKLFFKRHCSSLTTLKTLQNSSTEVAQILNYCKSGALCDAICLLNSTDLSTAFIKKPVVYASLLQTCIKVFSFSQGLQIHSHVIKSGLENDPFIGNSLLSTYIKLGPDFDETQKVFNGHFIKDVISWTSMISGYIKIGKSKNALELFCEMSGLDVEPNGFTLSAVIKACSELGFIRLGKCFHGMVIKRGFISSHVISSSLIDLYGRNCESEDGRQLFDELPEPDAICWTSVISAFTKSDLYAKALGFFYLMQREHGLVADGFTFGTVLTACGNLGRLKQGKEVHAKVITLGLCGNVVVESSLVDMYGKCGLVDESHRVFDKMLKKNSVSSSALLQGYCQTGDFESVIRIFREMEEIDLFSFGIVLRACAGLAALRLGKEVHCQYIRRSGCKDVIIESALVDLYAKCGCVDFAHQIFLQMPVRNLITWNSMISGFAQNGRGEEALRIFDDMTEGGTKPDHVSFIGVLSACSHMGLIDRGRKHFASMTKEYRIKPKIEHYNCMVDLLGRAGLLEEAETLIENADCRHDSSLWEVLLGACTTFRNAHVAERVAKKIMELEPDCHLSYVLLDNVYRAVGRWNDAFKIRTLMKYSGVKKMPGKSWIEANSKLNHDLD, from the coding sequence ATGAAGCTATTCTTCAAACGCCATTGCAGCTCTCTTACAACTCTTAAAACCCTTCAAAACTCATCAACAGAAGTAGCTCAAATCCTTAACTACTGCAAATCCGGTGCGCTTTGCGATGCAATTTGCCTCCTAAACTCCACAGACTTGAGCACAGCTTTTATCAAGAAACCTGTCGTATACGCTTCTCTCTTGCAAACTTGCATCAAAGTCTTCTCATTCAGTCAGGGCCTCCAAATTCACTCCCACGTCATCAAATCGGGCCTTGAAAATGACCCTTTTATTGGTAACAGCTTGCTTTCTACGTATATTAAGTTGGGGCCTGATTTTGATGAGACCCAAAAAGTATTTAATGGTCATTTTATAAAAGATGTCATTTCTTGGACTTCAATGATTAGTGGGTATATTAAGATAGGTAAATCAAAGAATGCACTTGAATTGTTTTGTGAAATGTCAGGGCTTGATGTTGAGCCTAATGGGTTTACTCTGTCAGCTGTGATAAAGGCTTGTTCAGAGCTTGGTTTTATCAGGCTAGGTAAATGCTTTCATGGGATGGTCATAAAACGTGGGTTTATTTCGAGTCATGTGATTTCAAGTTCTTTAATTGATCTGTATGGACGGAATTGTGAATCAGAAGACGGACGCCAGTTATTTGATGAATTGCCTGAGCCGGATGCTATTTGTTGGACATCCGTGATTTCAGCTTTTACAAAGAGTGATTTATACGCCAAGGCACTGGGATTCTTTTATTTGATGCAGAGGGAACATGGGTTGGTGGCTGATGGGTTTACTTTCGGGACAGTGTTGACTGCTTGTGGAAATTTAGGGAGGTTGAAGCAAGGGAAAGAAGTTCATGCTAAGGTTATTACATTGGGACTTTGTGGGAATGTCGTTGTTGAGAGTAGTCTTGTGGACATGTATGGTAAATGTGGCTTGGTCGATGAGTCTCACcgtgtttttgataaaatgctgaaaaaaaattctgtttCATCATCTGCGCTGCTGCAGGGATATTGTCAAACTGGAGATTTTGAGTCTGTCATTAGGATTTTTAGGGAAATGGAAGAGATTGATCTCTTCAGTTTTGGAATTGTGCTTCGTGCTTGTGCTGGTCTGGCAGCTCTCAGACTAGGGAAAGAGGTTCACTGCCAATATATTAGAAGGAGTGGATGCAAAGATGTTATTATAGAATCAGCTTTAGTTGATCTTTATGCAAAATGTGGTTGTGTTGATTTTGCGcatcaaatttttttgcaGATGCCTGTTAGAAATTTAATAACATGGAATTCTATGATTTCTGGTTTTGCTCAAAACGGAAGAGGGGAGGAAGCTCTTAGAATATTTGATGACATGACTGAGGGGGGGACTAAGCCTGATCATGTTAGTTTTATTGGAGTGCTTTCTGCTTGTAGTCATATGGGTTTGATTGACCGAGGGCGAAAACATTTTGCTTCAATGACTAAGGAATATAGGATTAAACCTAAAATTGAACATTATAATTGCATGGTTGATCTCCTTGGTCGGGCTGGGTTGCTAGAAGAAGCTGAAACTTTAATAGAAAATGCAGACTGTAGACATGATTCATCTCTTTGGGAAGTTCTTCTTGGTGCTTGCACAACATTCAGAAATGCTCATGTTGCAGAACGTGTCGCAAAGAAGATAATGGAACTGGAACCTGACTGCCACTTGAGTTATGTTCTTCTAGATAATGTGTATAGAGCAGTTGGCCGGTGGAATGATGCCTTCAAGATTAGAACGTTAATGAAATATAGTGGGGTTAAAAAAATGCCTGGCAAGAGCTGGATTGAAGCAAACAGTAAACTGAATCATGATCTTGATTAG
- the LOC102611938 gene encoding pentatricopeptide repeat-containing protein At1g73710 translates to MLHCYSSRELGHESLQHHFFSPSKLHILHSPFKAGVFAGSINLHHKTCAKRQNVDPGLDIIVKNSHTQKPNRRGPRVSGGFKLQCNSKSTISPTKSSLVNSRRKKYGGILPSLLRSFESNDDIDNTLNSFCENLSPKEQTVVLKEQKSWERVIRVFEFFKSQKDYVPNVIHYNIVLRALGRAQKWDELRLRWIEMAKNGVLPTNNTYGMLVDVYGKAGLIKEALLWIKHMKLRGIFPDEVTMNTVVRVLKEVGEFDSADRFYKDWCLGRLELDDLELDSTDDLGSTPVSFKHFLSTELFRTGGRNPISRNMGLLDMGNSVRKPRLTSTYNTLIDLYGKAGRLQDAANVFAEMLKSGVAVDTITFNTMIYTCGSHGNLSEAEALFCMMEERRISPDTKTYNIFLSLYADVGNINAALRYYWKIREVGLFPDSVTQRAILHILCQRNMVQEAEAVIIEMEKCGLHIDEHSVPGVMKMYINEGLLHQAKIIFKKCQLDGGLSSKTLAAIIDVYAEKGLWAEAETVFYGKRDLVGQKKSVVEYNVMIKAYGKSKLYDKAFSLFKVMKNLGTWPDECTYNSLAQMFAGGDLMGQAVDLLAEMQGAGFKPQCLTFSSVIAAYARLGQLSNAVDLFHEMRRAGVEPNEVVYGSLINGFAATGKVEEALQYFRMMRECGLWANQIVLTSLIKAYSKIGCLEGAKQVYEKMKEMEGGPDTVASNTMISLYAELGMVTEAEFMFNDIREKGQVDAVSFAAMMYLYKTMGMLDEAIDVAEEMKLSGLLRDVISYNQVMACFATNGQLRQCGELLHEMLTQKLLPDNGTFKVLFTILKKGGFPIEAVKQLQSSYQEVKPYASEAIITSVYSVVGLNALALGTCETLIKAEAYLDSFIYNVAIYAFKSSGKNDKALNTFMKMLDQGLEPDIVTCINLVGCYGKAGLVEGVKRIHSQLKYGKMEPNENLFKAVIDAYRNANREDLADLACQEMRTAFESPEHDDSEFEENSEESYLNV, encoded by the coding sequence ATGCTTCACTGTTACAGTTCCAGAGAATTGGGTCATGAAAGTCTCCAGCATCACTTCTTTTCACCAAGTAAGCTTCATATTCTTCACTCTCCTTTCAAAGCTGGGGTTTTTGCAGGGTCTATAAATCTCCATCACAAAACCTGTGCTAAAAGGCAAAACGTAGACCCAGGCCTAGacataattgtaaaaaattcgCATACCCAGAAGCCAAACCGAAGAGGACCCAGGGTTTCTGGGGGGTTTAAACTTCAATGTAATTCAAAATCTACAATTTCGCCTACTAAAAGTTCTTTAGTTAATAGTAGGAGAAAGAAGTATGGTGGCATATTGCCTTCATTATTACGGTCTTTCGAATCTAATGATGATATTGATAACACCCTTAATTCATTTTGTGAAAATCTGAGTCCAAAAGAACAGACTGTGGTTCTTAAAGAACAGAAAAGTTGGGAGAGAGTTATTCGGGTTTTTGAGTTTTTCAAGTCACAGAAAGATTATGTACCCAATGTGATTCACTATAATATTGTGCTTCGAGCTTTAGGTAGGGCTCAAAAATGGGATGAATTGAGGCTACGTTGGATTGAAATGGCGAAAAATGGTGTTTTACCGACAAATAATACTTACGGAATGCTTGTTGATGTGTATGGGAAAGCAGGTCTCATTAAAGAAGCACTTTTGTGGATTAAGCACATGAAACTTAGAGGAATTTTTCCTGACGAGGTTACTATGAACACAGTTGTTAGGGTTTTGAAGGAAGTGGGAGAGTTTGATAGTGCAGATAGATTTTATAAGGATTGGTGCCTTGGGCGTCTTGAGTTGGATGATCTTGAATTGGATTCTACAGATGATTTAGGCTCTACGCCTGTTAGCTTTAAGCATTTTCTGTCTACTGAGCTTTTCCGGACAGGTGGGAGAAATCCCATTTCAAGAAACATGGGTTTGTTGGATATGGGGAACTCAGTTCGAAAGCCAAGACTAACATCTACGTATAACACATTAATTGATTTGTATGGCAAGGCAGGGCGTCTTCAGGATGCAGCTAATGTGTTTGCTGAAATGTTGAAATCTGGAGTTGCAGTGGACACAATTACCTTCAATACTATGATCTACACTTGTGGAAGTCATGGGAATCTTTCAGAGGCTGAAGCTTTGTTTTGTATGATGGAAGAAAGGAGAATATCCCCTGATACAAagacatataatatttttttgtcccTTTATGCTGATGTGGGGAATATTAATGCTGCTCTAAGGTATTATTGGAAGATTAGAGAGGTTGGTCTTTTCCCTGATAGTGTAACTCAAAGAGCTATTCTTCACATATTATGTCAGAGGAATATGGTTCAAGAAGCAGAGGCTGTAATTATTGAAATGGAGAAATGTGGTCTGCATATTGATGAGCATTCTGTTCCTGGTGTTATGAAGATGTATATTAATGAGGGATTGCTTCATCAGGCCAAGATCATTTTTAAGAAGTGTCAATTGGATGGTGGACTATCATCAAAGACACTTGCTGCAATTATAGATGTTTATGCTGAAAAGGGGCTTTGGGCTGAGGCTGAGACAGTTTTCTATGGCAAGAGAGACTTGGTGGGACAGAAGAAGAGTGTTGTTGAGTATAATGTCATGATCAAAGCTTATGGCAAGTCAAAGCTTTATGATAAagctttttctcttttcaagGTCATGAAAAATCTTGGGACTTGGCCTGATGAGTGCACCTATAATTCTCTTGCTCAGATGTTTGCTGGAGGTGACCTAATGGGTCAAGCAGTGGACCTCTTAGCCGAAATGCAAGGGGCAGGCTTCAAACCTCAATGCTTGACCTTCTCTTCAGTTATTGCAGCTTATGCCCGTCTCGGCCAGCTTTCCAACGCAGTTGATCTGTTCCATGAAATGAGGAGAGCAGGTGTGGAACCAAATGAAGTTGTTTATGGTTCCTTAATCAATGGATTTGCTGCAACTGGAAAGGTTGAAGAAGCTCTTCAATATTTCCGCATGATGAGAGAGTGTGGACTGTGGGCAAATCAGATAGTGTTAACTTCCTTGATCAAGGCTTATAGTAAGATTGGGTGCTTGGAAGGAGCGAAACAAgtttatgagaagatgaaggaaATGGAAGGGGGTCCAGATACTGTTGCATCAAATACGATGATCAGTCTTTATGCAGAGCTTGGTATGGTAACAGAAGCCGAATTTATGTTTAATGATATAAGAGAAAAGGGTCAGGTAGATGCGGTTTCATTTGCAGCAATGATGTACCTGTACAAGACTATGGGCATGCTTGATGAAGCCATTGATGTTGCGGAGGAGATGAAACTGTCGGGGTTATTAAGAGATGTTATATCTTATAATCAGGTGATGGCATGCTTTGCGACTAATGGTCAGTTACGTCAGTGCGGTGAATTATTGCATGAGATGCTAACCCAAAAGCTTTTGCCTGACAATGGAACATTTAAAGTATTATTTACTATATTGAAGAAAGGAGGCTTTCCAATTGAAGCTGTAAAGCAGCTACAGTCATCTTACCAGGAAGTGAAACCCTATGCTAGTGAAGCTATCATCACCTCTGTATATTCAGTGGTTGGTTTGAATGCTTTAGCACTTGGTACCTGTGAAACTTTGATCAAAGCAGAAGCATATCTTGATTCTTTCATCTACAATGTTGCAATATACGCTTTCAAGTCATCAGGCAAAAATGACAAGGCTTTGAATACGTTCATGAAAATGCTGGATCAGGGCCTTGAACCAGACATTGTTACCTGTATTAATCTCGTGGGTTGTTATGGAAAAGCTGGTTTGGTTGAAGGTGTGAAGAGGATTCATAGCCAATTGAAATATGGGAAGATGGAACCCAATGAAAACTTGTTCAAAGCCGTCATTGATGCCTATAGGAATGCAAACAGGGAAGATCTTGCTGATCTTGCTTGCCAAGAAATGAGAACTGCATTTGAATCGCCAGAACATGATGATTCTGaatttgaagagaattctgAAGAAAGTTATCTGAATGTGTAG